In the genome of Nitrospira japonica, one region contains:
- a CDS encoding SAVED domain-containing protein translates to MSQKKRLLNNIGNLMLVCHDCHRKIDKELDGGRYTVELLTKWKHHHEKRIAIVTGVAPTKKSTVVLYGANIGDELSPLQAQEAHLAMFPHSCPSEELPLRLNMKWEGKDNDPQYWMTEEQNLRRGFERLIYPRISEGDNFSIFGLAPIPLLIRLGTLMTDKIPAQVYQLHREPDQTWLWSKKSHDTNYLLKSPASFEDPPALIISLSSHIAPQRVTSILGEHVAIWELTIEEPHNDFLQCRMQLSGFREAARRMIAKIAKQHGQNTPLAIFPAMPVATAIELGRVRMPKADMPWIIYDHNNKTGAFAMALKISGGVYE, encoded by the coding sequence TTGAGTCAGAAAAAACGCCTTCTGAATAACATAGGCAATCTCATGCTGGTTTGTCACGATTGCCACAGAAAAATTGACAAGGAGTTGGATGGAGGCCGCTACACAGTGGAGTTGTTAACGAAATGGAAACATCACCACGAAAAACGAATCGCAATTGTAACAGGAGTGGCCCCAACGAAAAAATCTACTGTAGTCCTCTATGGAGCCAACATTGGCGATGAGTTGTCCCCACTTCAGGCTCAAGAAGCTCACTTAGCCATGTTTCCACATTCTTGTCCATCAGAAGAGCTGCCCCTTAGACTTAATATGAAATGGGAGGGAAAGGACAACGACCCACAGTACTGGATGACTGAAGAACAGAATCTCCGAAGAGGGTTTGAGCGCTTAATATATCCGCGGATAAGCGAGGGTGACAATTTCTCTATCTTTGGATTGGCGCCTATCCCTTTGCTTATCAGGCTCGGCACTTTAATGACTGATAAGATCCCAGCCCAAGTATATCAATTGCACCGTGAGCCAGATCAAACCTGGCTGTGGAGCAAGAAATCGCATGATACAAACTATCTTTTAAAGTCTCCCGCATCGTTCGAAGACCCGCCTGCATTGATTATTTCACTTAGTTCGCATATCGCTCCACAGCGCGTGACATCTATTTTAGGAGAACATGTTGCGATCTGGGAGCTTACCATTGAGGAACCGCACAACGATTTTCTTCAATGCCGTATGCAGCTCTCAGGCTTTCGCGAGGCTGCTCGACGCATGATCGCCAAGATAGCCAAACAACACGGACAGAATACTCCATTGGCGATCTTTCCTGCTATGCCGGTCGCTACTGCGATTGAACTTGGGCGTGTAAGGATGCCGAAGGCTGATATGCCATGGATTATTTACGATCACAACAACAAAACTGGAGCCTTCGCAATGGCTCTGAAAATTTCTGGAGGTGTATATGAATGA
- a CDS encoding nucleotidyltransferase domain-containing protein → MNDSLRDRLLTDLVRELDIPDNAYEAAESRYHDLGEWLRDESKAKIAQFQPLVSAQGSFRMGTVTKPWKTDHHDLDIGCSLQEGITPETCTQYDLKHLVGSDLYTYRSERRIQDEPEEKHRCWRLNYQDNLHFHADVVPCVPHSERIQAIIKSRMLQTGTSPLLAQDISKLAVAITDDRHPGYRRLDHDWYISNPEGYARWFESRMKQAHALLKSRTLQAKVGRIEDLPVFRWKTPLQAAIQILKRHRDVMYENLPERKPISIIITTLAAHAYRGEFDLSDALIQILDNMCVNPSEPRVPNPVNAQEDFADRWKSSEGRALRLEENFFVWLEQAKRDFYAILSPSDYGMLPEHIRKRFGVSINQDLMRQISGTLSPRISSPALHIKREMVPKPWGR, encoded by the coding sequence ATGAATGACAGTCTCAGAGATCGATTACTGACCGACCTCGTTCGGGAGCTGGATATACCGGATAATGCTTATGAAGCAGCGGAGAGTCGCTATCATGACCTTGGAGAATGGTTAAGAGACGAGTCGAAAGCTAAGATTGCTCAATTTCAACCTCTTGTTTCGGCACAAGGGTCATTTCGAATGGGAACCGTGACTAAACCATGGAAGACAGATCATCATGACCTAGACATCGGTTGTAGTTTGCAAGAAGGAATTACTCCGGAAACCTGTACGCAATATGACCTCAAACATCTCGTGGGGAGTGATCTTTATACGTATCGGAGTGAGCGACGAATTCAAGATGAACCTGAGGAGAAGCATCGTTGCTGGAGACTAAACTATCAAGACAATCTTCACTTCCATGCTGACGTCGTGCCATGCGTTCCCCATAGTGAACGAATCCAAGCAATTATCAAATCTCGGATGCTACAGACCGGGACTTCTCCATTGTTGGCTCAAGACATTTCAAAATTAGCCGTCGCCATTACCGACGATCGTCATCCTGGCTATCGGCGGTTAGATCATGATTGGTACATTAGTAATCCAGAAGGCTATGCTCGTTGGTTCGAATCGCGAATGAAGCAAGCGCATGCTTTATTGAAATCTAGAACACTCCAAGCAAAGGTTGGTCGAATAGAGGATCTGCCGGTCTTTCGTTGGAAGACCCCTTTGCAAGCAGCCATCCAGATTCTCAAACGGCATCGCGATGTAATGTATGAAAATCTCCCAGAGAGGAAGCCAATTTCGATCATCATCACTACTTTGGCTGCCCATGCGTATCGAGGTGAATTCGATCTGTCAGATGCACTGATACAGATTCTCGATAATATGTGCGTAAACCCTTCCGAACCGCGTGTGCCCAACCCCGTCAATGCCCAAGAGGATTTCGCAGATCGGTGGAAGTCGTCAGAGGGCCGAGCGTTACGGCTAGAGGAAAACTTCTTCGTATGGCTAGAACAAGCTAAGCGTGATTTTTACGCAATTCTTTCTCCGTCAGACTACGGAATGCTTCCTGAACACATACGAAAACGTTTCGGAGTATCAATAAACCAGGACCTTATGAGGCAAATATCTGGCACTTTATCACCCAGGATTTCGTCACCAGCATTGCATATCAAGCGAGAAATGGTTCCTAAGCCTTGGGGCAGGTGA
- a CDS encoding nucleotidyl transferase AbiEii/AbiGii toxin family protein, with the protein MIDKEEMDSKSEELGVHVSNVQRDYVFGWLLSGLFQPGNPLGELLILKGGNAFRKAYFENARFSNDLDFSTEVELNEDLLRDGVAQACAHAKAGSGVEFFVDENRIGARSLAGEEIILYEVRVYFKSFYGEEDLTLKVKLDVQEFDRIFLPVQTRKLIHSYSDYAACQGHLRSLKLEELLASKLKALLQRQHSPDLYDFVYSIFFQKVLDVSRREIITTFLKRTIYEPTPHVARNMLLELPFQVLRGLWNQYLICPKISIVSFDDAESSFRSSVAEIFNIIAPGPRPAFATGGIQGVGRLSFYDRGYRETIMEAGRLRRLLKLVYDGYERLVEPYALSFKRRQDGIAREYFYAWDRSGGRSMQTGIKSFISDNVQSVQLTEQTFEPRFPIELAGGGGYFSTSSFSTDSGTHSSFGNTAPRSRTSSTSHFGRSRTKTTKAFGIMYTIQCPYCNKRFKRDKLDAKLNEHKDQYGNRCFGRLGFIV; encoded by the coding sequence GTGATTGATAAGGAAGAGATGGACAGTAAGTCGGAGGAATTGGGCGTTCATGTTTCGAATGTCCAGCGCGACTACGTGTTCGGATGGCTGTTGAGCGGCCTTTTTCAGCCTGGTAATCCCTTGGGCGAATTGTTGATACTAAAAGGCGGAAATGCGTTTCGGAAGGCATACTTCGAAAACGCACGGTTCTCAAATGACCTCGATTTCTCAACCGAAGTCGAGCTAAATGAAGACCTTCTCCGAGACGGCGTCGCGCAAGCGTGCGCTCACGCGAAGGCTGGGAGCGGAGTGGAGTTTTTCGTTGATGAAAATCGGATAGGAGCGCGGAGTCTTGCAGGAGAAGAGATCATCCTTTACGAGGTCCGCGTGTACTTCAAGAGCTTCTATGGCGAGGAGGATCTAACCCTCAAGGTAAAGCTCGACGTCCAAGAGTTTGATCGCATCTTTCTGCCTGTTCAGACGCGCAAGCTTATCCATTCCTACTCCGATTACGCTGCATGTCAAGGGCACTTGCGGAGTCTCAAGCTCGAAGAGTTGCTGGCCTCAAAGCTAAAGGCGCTTCTTCAGCGGCAGCATTCTCCAGATCTCTATGATTTCGTTTATTCCATCTTCTTTCAGAAAGTCCTGGACGTATCCAGACGCGAAATCATTACCACATTTCTGAAGAGGACTATCTATGAACCAACTCCTCATGTTGCTCGAAACATGTTACTTGAGCTTCCATTTCAAGTTCTTAGAGGACTTTGGAATCAGTACTTAATCTGCCCGAAAATATCCATTGTTAGTTTCGACGACGCGGAATCGTCATTTCGCAGTTCTGTCGCGGAGATCTTCAACATTATCGCGCCAGGACCGAGGCCAGCTTTTGCGACGGGTGGAATCCAGGGTGTCGGCCGCCTGAGCTTCTATGATCGTGGCTATCGCGAGACTATAATGGAAGCCGGTCGACTCAGACGACTTCTAAAATTGGTCTATGACGGATACGAGCGTCTGGTAGAGCCATATGCGCTGTCGTTCAAACGAAGGCAGGATGGCATAGCGAGAGAGTACTTTTACGCGTGGGACCGGAGTGGTGGTCGAAGCATGCAGACCGGGATCAAGTCATTCATATCCGATAATGTTCAGTCTGTGCAGTTGACTGAACAGACATTCGAACCACGTTTTCCAATCGAGCTCGCCGGGGGAGGCGGATACTTTAGCACGTCTTCATTTTCGACCGACTCCGGGACACATTCCTCCTTCGGGAACACGGCTCCGCGCTCGCGCACAAGCTCGACCTCTCATTTTGGCCGTTCTCGTACCAAGACAACTAAAGCGTTCGGAATCATGTATACCATACAGTGTCCTTATTGCAATAAGCGCTTCAAGCGAGACAAGTTAGACGCGAAGTTGAACGAGCATAAAGATCAATATGGCAATCGTTGCTTCGGACGTCTTGGGTTCATCGTCTAG
- a CDS encoding IS3 family transposase (programmed frameshift): MTRKRHTEEQIIAVLKDAQAGTGVQELCRKHGISDATFYQWRAKYAGLEVSAVKTLRQLEDENRRLKQMVADQALDIQALKAIKRKKLVGPKAKRAAAQWGTERFGLSQRRVCRLLALERQTLRYRSRRYEDEALRTRIREIAEAKRRYGCPRIYIRLRRAGWRVNHKKVERIYYRDEGLSVRRRRRKKFAAVPRVTLPQPADPGRCYALDFVHDRLVTGRRYKCLTMTDPCSKEVPVIEVDVSIGGARVCRILDRVFLTRPLPETLILDNGPEFAGTALDAWAAQHGVHLHFIQPGKPVQNAFIESFNGKFRDECLNEHWFVTLQEAQVVIEAWRREYNEDRTHRASGDVTPQEFITNYQNQAQPTQALTSSALV, translated from the exons ATGACACGGAAACGGCACACGGAGGAACAGATCATTGCGGTACTCAAGGATGCCCAGGCGGGCACCGGGGTCCAAGAGCTCTGCCGCAAGCACGGCATCTCGGACGCCACGTTTTATCAGTGGCGGGCGAAATATGCCGGGCTAGAAGTCAGCGCTGTAAAGACGCTCCGCCAGCTGGAGGACGAAAACCGGCGGCTCAAGCAGATGGTGGCGGACCAAGCCCTGGACATCCAAGCGCTGAAAGCGATCA AACGCAAAAAACTGGTAGGGCCCAAGGCGAAGCGAGCGGCGGCTCAGTGGGGCACCGAGCGCTTTGGGCTCAGTCAACGACGGGTGTGCCGGCTCCTGGCGCTCGAGCGCCAGACGCTCCGGTATCGCAGCCGCCGCTATGAGGATGAGGCGCTGCGAACTCGGATCCGCGAGATTGCCGAGGCCAAGCGGCGGTACGGCTGCCCTCGGATTTATATCCGGTTGCGGCGCGCGGGCTGGCGCGTGAACCATAAGAAAGTCGAACGGATCTATTATCGCGACGAAGGGCTGTCGGTACGCCGGCGTCGACGGAAGAAATTCGCCGCGGTGCCGCGGGTCACACTCCCCCAGCCGGCGGATCCAGGGCGCTGCTACGCACTGGATTTCGTGCATGACCGATTGGTGACCGGGCGCCGGTACAAATGTTTGACGATGACGGATCCCTGTTCCAAAGAGGTTCCTGTGATTGAGGTCGATGTGTCGATCGGTGGGGCACGGGTGTGCCGGATTCTCGATCGGGTGTTTTTGACTCGCCCGCTGCCCGAGACGCTGATCCTGGATAACGGCCCAGAATTCGCGGGGACGGCGCTCGATGCCTGGGCGGCACAGCACGGCGTGCATCTGCACTTCATTCAGCCAGGGAAGCCGGTGCAGAACGCGTTTATCGAGAGCTTCAATGGTAAGTTTCGGGATGAATGTCTCAACGAGCATTGGTTTGTGACGTTGCAGGAAGCGCAGGTCGTGATTGAAGCGTGGCGTCGGGAATACAACGAAGACCGGACGCATAGGGCCAGTGGGGATGTGACACCCCAGGAGTTCATTACCAACTATCAAAACCAGGCCCAGCCGACACAGGCGCTAACTTCCTCAGCTTTGGTGTAA
- a CDS encoding NAD(P)-binding domain-containing protein: METKRTALLVIGAGPYGIATAAYAKYLGVPVTVVGKTLDFWKTNMPRGMFLRSGPDWHLDARDVATFQAYFKMRGLTPTQVKPVPLDMFLDYASWFMGQYDLTPRPALITHLARSNGTYTATHDDGSQIRADKVVLSLGFAWFKHYPSELENTLPVGSYMHTCDMVDFEFLRGKRVLIVGGRQSAFEWAALIQEKGADEIHVTHRHPTPRFTEPDWSWVQPMVRRTLEDHGWWRRSTSEEKEKIRSDFWAVGRLTLEAWLGPRVHQPHIHIHENTTIAATRTLADGTYEISLEDNTTVQVHHIILATGYAPNMHNVAFLDRTTILQELQTLNGSPMLDTEFQTNLSNLYVTGLAAVQDFGPFFGFTVGCPVAARIIGEAVSQCKLPGQRDTIKGELPRSSWARYMAGGRPASAS, from the coding sequence ATGGAGACAAAACGGACTGCGCTGTTGGTCATCGGCGCGGGTCCATACGGTATTGCAACGGCGGCATACGCGAAATATTTGGGCGTGCCGGTGACGGTGGTGGGCAAGACGCTCGATTTTTGGAAGACGAATATGCCCCGCGGGATGTTCTTGCGCTCGGGACCCGACTGGCACCTTGACGCGAGGGATGTCGCGACCTTTCAGGCATATTTCAAAATGCGCGGACTGACACCCACGCAAGTCAAACCCGTTCCGCTCGACATGTTTCTCGATTATGCAAGCTGGTTCATGGGGCAATATGATCTGACGCCCCGCCCCGCTCTCATCACACATCTCGCCAGGTCGAATGGGACCTATACGGCAACGCACGACGACGGCTCACAGATTCGCGCAGACAAGGTGGTATTGAGTCTGGGCTTTGCGTGGTTCAAGCACTATCCGTCCGAGCTCGAGAATACACTGCCGGTCGGGTCCTATATGCATACGTGCGATATGGTTGACTTTGAATTTCTGCGCGGCAAGCGGGTATTGATCGTGGGTGGGCGACAGAGCGCATTCGAGTGGGCGGCGCTGATCCAGGAAAAGGGAGCTGATGAAATTCATGTCACACATCGCCACCCCACCCCACGATTCACCGAACCGGATTGGAGTTGGGTACAGCCGATGGTCCGACGAACGCTGGAAGACCACGGGTGGTGGCGACGGTCCACATCGGAAGAGAAGGAGAAGATTCGTAGCGACTTCTGGGCGGTTGGACGTCTGACGCTTGAAGCATGGCTGGGACCGCGCGTACATCAACCCCATATTCATATTCACGAGAACACGACGATCGCCGCCACGCGCACCCTGGCTGACGGCACATACGAGATCTCACTGGAGGACAACACAACCGTTCAGGTGCATCACATCATTCTGGCGACTGGCTATGCGCCTAACATGCACAATGTCGCGTTTCTTGACCGCACGACGATTTTGCAAGAACTCCAGACTCTCAACGGCTCTCCAATGCTCGATACGGAATTCCAAACAAATCTTTCCAATCTCTATGTCACTGGACTCGCTGCCGTGCAGGATTTCGGACCCTTTTTTGGATTCACCGTCGGCTGTCCTGTGGCGGCGAGAATCATCGGCGAAGCAGTGTCTCAGTGTAAGCTCCCCGGTCAACGAGACACGATTAAAGGAGAACTTCCGCGTTCAAGTTGGGCCCGATACATGGCAGGCGGCAGGCCCGCCAGCGCATCATGA
- a CDS encoding exodeoxyribonuclease III produces MRIATWNVNSLKARLEKVLWWLERAKPDVLLMQETKLADADAPVEPFRQAGYELVHHGEGRWNGVAIASRCGIGGVITNFGEPLRPARTSDRGDDEPQAEARMIAAECGGVRIISVYVPNGRLVGSPFYEAKLVWFDRLARWIDETVTPDTPAVIGGDFNVAPEDIDVWDPGACHGGTHVSERERQAFARLLDAGFVDAYRLHHAESGRYTWWDYRAGNFHKNVGMRIDHLLVTVPLKQRIVWTEIDREARKGKPVPSDHAPVVIDIDSPGQPFDAGWASAESRIASRRS; encoded by the coding sequence ATGCGAATTGCGACCTGGAACGTCAACTCACTGAAGGCTCGCCTGGAAAAGGTGTTGTGGTGGTTGGAACGGGCGAAGCCGGACGTACTTCTCATGCAGGAAACGAAGCTGGCAGACGCGGACGCGCCAGTCGAACCGTTCAGGCAGGCCGGATACGAGCTGGTGCACCACGGCGAGGGTCGATGGAACGGAGTGGCGATCGCGAGTCGATGCGGCATCGGCGGCGTGATCACAAACTTTGGAGAGCCATTACGGCCCGCCCGGACGTCTGACAGGGGCGACGATGAGCCGCAGGCTGAAGCCAGGATGATCGCTGCCGAATGCGGCGGCGTGCGCATCATCTCGGTGTATGTGCCTAATGGCCGGCTCGTGGGTTCGCCGTTTTATGAAGCCAAGCTCGTATGGTTCGACAGGCTGGCCCGGTGGATCGATGAGACAGTCACTCCGGATACACCGGCCGTGATCGGCGGTGATTTCAACGTCGCGCCTGAAGATATCGACGTGTGGGACCCCGGCGCCTGTCATGGCGGGACACATGTTTCAGAACGCGAGCGGCAGGCGTTTGCGCGCCTCTTGGACGCAGGATTCGTCGATGCATACCGATTGCATCATGCGGAATCAGGGCGGTACACGTGGTGGGACTATCGCGCCGGTAACTTTCATAAAAACGTCGGCATGCGCATCGATCACTTGCTCGTCACGGTACCTCTCAAGCAGCGCATCGTCTGGACCGAAATCGATCGCGAGGCACGGAAGGGCAAACCTGTGCCCTCGGATCACGCACCGGTGGTCATCGACATCGATAGCCCAGGCCAGCCGTTCGACGCCGGCTGGGCTTCAGCGGAGTCGCGAATCGCGTCACGTCGCTCTTAG
- a CDS encoding 2OG-Fe(II) oxygenase: MTIEDRVARLDWKSIEASLWQRGYANVDSLLTSEECDALVALYGKDQLFRSRIDMKRFRFGEGEYKYFTYPLPPLVQTLRETIYPQLAVIANSWAKALAQPESFPLSHDKLLAFCRRNGQAKPTPLLLRYGAGDYNCLHQDLYGTVAFPLQLTAFLSRPSRDFSGGEFLLVEQRPRAQSRGEVLAPKQGDVVIFATRYRPVQGSRGYYRGNMRHGVSTVRSGSRVTLGVIFHDAT, from the coding sequence ATGACCATAGAAGACAGAGTGGCCCGGTTAGACTGGAAATCGATTGAGGCCTCGTTATGGCAGCGGGGATATGCCAACGTTGATTCGTTGCTGACGAGTGAGGAGTGCGATGCGCTCGTCGCCCTCTACGGCAAAGACCAACTGTTCCGAAGCCGGATCGACATGAAGCGCTTTCGGTTTGGCGAGGGGGAGTATAAGTACTTCACGTATCCGCTGCCACCGCTGGTCCAGACCCTGCGGGAAACCATCTATCCCCAGCTTGCGGTGATCGCCAATTCCTGGGCAAAGGCGTTAGCCCAACCGGAGAGTTTTCCTCTCAGCCACGATAAACTGCTGGCCTTCTGTCGGCGGAACGGACAGGCCAAGCCCACGCCGTTGTTACTTCGGTATGGTGCCGGGGATTATAACTGTCTTCATCAGGATCTCTATGGAACGGTCGCATTCCCGCTGCAGCTCACCGCCTTCCTCAGTCGGCCTAGCCGCGATTTTTCCGGTGGTGAGTTTCTGCTCGTCGAACAGCGACCACGGGCACAATCACGAGGTGAGGTTTTGGCCCCGAAGCAGGGAGACGTCGTGATCTTTGCGACACGATACCGTCCGGTACAAGGAAGCCGTGGCTATTACCGGGGAAACATGCGACACGGCGTGAGCACCGTTCGCTCCGGTTCACGCGTTACGCTCGGAGTCATCTTCCATGATGCCACGTGA
- a CDS encoding GlxA family transcriptional regulator, with amino-acid sequence MAAAQKSGETQVDVLIVAVPETAGSALYGMLDVLKAAGSVWETLTRQGDGKSFFNVRIVAPKRKAFVCGNGIPVRPDCVIADEPKALIVILPELWLGPDEDIRDRYPTLMAWLRRAYKQGAFLYSACSGAVMLAATGLLDGCSATSHWAYQDLFRRRYPNVQFHPEPNLVIADRDGRIVTAGGTTSWHDLAIHIIARHANPGEALRIAKVYLLKWHGEGQLPYAPLSRISPHADSVVRECQRQLDRRYRESDVIQQIVEKARIPERTLKRRFKAATGITFIEYVQNLRIEEAKRLLETTGMNTEEIGPAVGYEDYSFFNRLFRRLTGLTPARYRRMFQPVLDGFSVSRTEGGVKSAGFSTRRRSVLH; translated from the coding sequence ATGGCTGCCGCCCAAAAATCAGGAGAAACCCAGGTGGACGTGCTCATCGTCGCTGTTCCGGAGACCGCCGGCTCCGCTCTGTACGGCATGCTGGATGTGCTCAAGGCTGCGGGCAGTGTGTGGGAAACGCTCACTCGGCAGGGCGACGGCAAGAGCTTCTTCAACGTGCGCATCGTTGCGCCAAAAAGGAAGGCCTTCGTTTGCGGCAACGGCATCCCCGTCAGGCCGGACTGCGTCATAGCCGACGAGCCGAAGGCGCTCATCGTCATCCTGCCAGAGCTCTGGCTCGGGCCAGACGAGGACATCCGCGACCGCTATCCGACTCTGATGGCCTGGTTGCGCCGGGCGTACAAGCAGGGCGCATTTCTATACTCAGCCTGCTCTGGTGCGGTGATGCTGGCAGCTACCGGTCTGCTCGACGGCTGTTCTGCAACCTCGCACTGGGCCTATCAGGATTTGTTCCGTAGACGCTACCCCAATGTACAGTTTCACCCCGAACCAAACCTCGTCATCGCTGACCGCGATGGTCGCATCGTTACCGCTGGAGGCACCACCTCTTGGCACGACCTCGCGATCCACATAATCGCACGCCACGCCAATCCCGGTGAAGCGCTGCGCATCGCCAAGGTCTATCTGCTCAAATGGCACGGCGAGGGTCAATTGCCGTACGCACCGCTTTCACGCATCTCGCCGCATGCCGACTCCGTAGTTCGCGAATGCCAAAGACAACTCGATCGGCGCTATCGGGAGTCGGATGTGATCCAACAGATCGTCGAAAAGGCGCGGATTCCCGAACGCACGCTGAAGCGCCGCTTCAAGGCCGCCACCGGCATCACCTTTATCGAGTACGTGCAAAACCTGCGCATTGAGGAGGCCAAACGTCTACTCGAAACCACTGGCATGAACACCGAGGAGATCGGACCAGCGGTCGGGTACGAAGACTACTCGTTTTTCAACCGCCTCTTTAGGCGTCTAACGGGACTCACGCCAGCTAGATACCGGCGTATGTTCCAGCCCGTACTGGATGGATTTAGCGTCTCGCGAACGGAGGGAGGTGTTAAGAGTGCCGGTTTTTCAACAAGGCGGCGATCGGTGCTCCATTGA
- a CDS encoding OsmC family protein: MNKQVSKACNGLDLEEMGQTVRALKNDPTLAQFQFRARNRWIDGGENRSTIKDFYGVGAEDTSRSDAFIFTNGEPPVLLGRNEGANPVEFLLHALAGCVTTTTVLHAAARGIKLHKLSTELTGNIDLQGLLALDDSVPVGYESIRIKMDIEADCSDEDLAELIAFAQLHSPVCNTVCRPVPVTIERVVAHRATSEAHAA, translated from the coding sequence ATGAACAAGCAAGTCAGCAAAGCCTGCAATGGACTGGACCTCGAGGAGATGGGGCAAACAGTCAGAGCGCTCAAGAACGATCCAACACTGGCGCAGTTCCAATTCCGCGCCCGCAACCGGTGGATCGATGGCGGCGAGAACCGTTCGACGATCAAGGACTTCTACGGTGTGGGGGCGGAAGATACGTCGCGCAGCGACGCCTTCATCTTCACCAATGGCGAGCCCCCGGTGCTGCTTGGGCGCAACGAGGGCGCCAATCCCGTAGAGTTCCTGCTCCACGCGCTGGCCGGCTGCGTCACGACCACGACGGTGCTGCACGCAGCGGCACGCGGTATCAAATTACACAAGTTGTCGACCGAGCTCACCGGCAACATCGACTTACAGGGTTTGCTCGCGCTCGACGACAGCGTGCCCGTCGGCTACGAGTCGATCCGGATCAAGATGGACATCGAGGCTGACTGCAGCGATGAGGATCTGGCGGAGCTTATCGCTTTCGCCCAGCTACATTCACCGGTGTGCAACACGGTCTGTCGTCCGGTGCCCGTGACGATCGAGCGCGTTGTTGCCCATCGTGCGACATCTGAGGCGCACGCTGCCTGA
- a CDS encoding P-loop NTPase family protein, whose protein sequence is MKIVIIGNSGSGKTWLARELAGRACMPLIHLDEIFWEPGGFDKRRSSESMASLIRDSRLSESWVAEGVFGELAKDYLDDADTFIWLDLPWQICEARLRLRGCESKRHMSRSQSEQGLKDLLDWAAGYYSRGDLRSHEGHKALFDDFRGTKLWIKDEASVAMLLENSPAFQRGTES, encoded by the coding sequence ATGAAGATCGTCATCATCGGCAACAGTGGTAGTGGCAAGACCTGGCTGGCTCGAGAGCTCGCCGGCCGGGCTTGTATGCCGCTGATCCATCTGGATGAGATCTTTTGGGAACCAGGCGGCTTCGACAAAAGGCGCAGTAGCGAGAGCATGGCGTCACTCATTCGCGACAGCAGGCTCAGTGAGAGCTGGGTCGCCGAGGGTGTCTTCGGCGAGCTTGCCAAGGACTATCTGGACGATGCCGACACCTTCATCTGGCTGGATCTTCCGTGGCAGATATGTGAAGCAAGGCTCAGGCTACGAGGCTGCGAGAGTAAGCGGCACATGAGCCGGAGTCAGTCAGAGCAGGGATTGAAGGACCTCCTCGACTGGGCTGCCGGCTACTACTCACGTGGAGATCTGCGGTCACATGAAGGGCACAAGGCGCTGTTCGACGACTTTCGCGGCACCAAGCTGTGGATCAAGGATGAGGCTTCGGTGGCAATGTTGCTTGAAAATAGTCCTGCATTTCAGAGAGGCACGGAGTCATGA
- a CDS encoding pyridoxamine 5'-phosphate oxidase family protein produces MAKFYTELNDGIRQFIAAQHMFFNASAPNEGRINVSPKGLDTFRILNDKQVAYLDLTGSENETAAHVAENGRLTLMFCSFEEKPSILRLYGKGRVVLPRDNQWQELYNHFPTIVGERQIVVLDIESIMTTCGFAVPLFEFKGQRTLLPDWSCKMGEERLNEYRRERNQRSIDGLPTYLNEQPPDSTHSSM; encoded by the coding sequence ATGGCCAAATTCTATACAGAATTGAATGACGGGATCCGGCAGTTCATCGCCGCGCAACATATGTTCTTCAATGCCTCAGCACCGAACGAGGGACGCATCAATGTGTCGCCCAAGGGGCTGGACACGTTTCGTATCCTGAATGACAAGCAGGTCGCCTATCTGGACTTGACTGGCAGCGAAAACGAAACGGCCGCTCATGTCGCGGAAAACGGTAGGTTGACCCTGATGTTCTGCAGCTTCGAGGAAAAGCCGTCAATCCTGCGTCTCTACGGAAAGGGACGCGTCGTTCTCCCGCGTGATAACCAGTGGCAAGAGCTGTACAACCATTTCCCGACGATCGTCGGGGAACGGCAGATCGTGGTGCTCGATATCGAGTCCATCATGACCACGTGCGGATTTGCCGTGCCGCTTTTCGAATTCAAAGGGCAGCGCACGTTGTTGCCGGACTGGTCCTGCAAGATGGGCGAGGAACGGCTCAACGAGTATCGCCGGGAACGCAACCAACGGAGCATTGACGGGCTGCCGACGTATTTGAACGAACAGCCGCCGGACTCAACTCACTCCTCCATGTAA